From the genome of Anaerolineae bacterium, one region includes:
- a CDS encoding 3-hydroxyacyl-CoA dehydrogenase: MYIFKAGVVGAGVMGAEIAQVITFAGLPVVVKDIDQKILDKALEKIRSIYKRQVDKGRMTPSDVESKMALITTTLTYDGFEDVDIVIEAIPENIELKKRVFRELDEVCPSNTIFASNTSALSITEMGAATKRPHKMIGMHFFNPAHVMKLVEIIPGLDTDQDTIDSVVMFAETLRKIPVVVKECPGFLVNRLLMPYLNEATWVLAEGAATAAEIDKAMTEFGWPMGPFTLMDMLGLDVCYHVGAYLYSEYGDRMQPCPLFEEIYKMGRYGEKTGAGFYGYGDQTDEPVKEAIRRLQQEGKVPTGTEFTWERLIMPLINEAALCLMENIAAVNDVDLAMMAGTGMTYKGERMGPLQLADTLGLDYVLEKLQEFHAKYGERFRPARLLKLKVKAGHLGKKVGKGFMEYA; this comes from the coding sequence ATGTATATCTTTAAGGCTGGAGTGGTTGGCGCCGGAGTTATGGGCGCCGAAATAGCCCAGGTTATAACCTTTGCAGGACTCCCAGTGGTGGTCAAGGACATTGACCAGAAAATCCTGGACAAAGCCCTGGAAAAAATCCGCTCCATTTACAAACGCCAGGTGGATAAGGGAAGGATGACCCCAAGTGATGTGGAGTCCAAGATGGCCCTTATCACTACAACCCTCACTTACGATGGATTTGAGGATGTGGACATCGTGATAGAGGCCATCCCCGAAAACATCGAACTCAAAAAGCGAGTCTTCAGAGAGCTTGATGAAGTTTGCCCTTCCAACACCATTTTCGCTTCCAACACCTCGGCCCTCTCCATCACAGAGATGGGGGCAGCCACGAAGCGACCTCACAAAATGATCGGAATGCACTTCTTCAACCCTGCCCACGTGATGAAGCTGGTGGAGATAATCCCCGGCCTGGACACGGACCAGGACACCATTGATAGCGTGGTGATGTTCGCTGAGACCCTGCGCAAAATCCCCGTGGTGGTTAAGGAATGCCCCGGGTTCCTGGTCAACAGGCTTCTTATGCCCTACCTCAACGAGGCCACTTGGGTCCTGGCCGAAGGGGCTGCCACCGCTGCCGAAATAGACAAGGCCATGACCGAGTTCGGATGGCCAATGGGGCCCTTCACCCTCATGGACATGCTCGGCCTTGATGTATGTTATCATGTAGGTGCTTACCTCTACAGCGAATACGGCGACAGGATGCAGCCTTGCCCCCTCTTTGAGGAAATCTACAAGATGGGCCGATACGGCGAGAAGACCGGTGCCGGCTTCTACGGCTATGGGGACCAGACCGATGAGCCCGTCAAAGAGGCCATAAGGAGGCTCCAGCAGGAAGGGAAAGTTCCCACCGGAACTGAATTTACCTGGGAGCGCCTCATAATGCCTCTGATAAACGAAGCCGCCCTCTGTCTCATGGAGAACATTGCCGCTGTCAACGACGTTGATCTGGCCATGATGGCCGGCACAGGTATGACCTATAAGGGTGAAAGGATGGGACCCCTCCAGCTGGCCGATACCCTGGGGCTTGATTACGTTCTGGAAAAGCTTCAGGAATTCCACGCCAAGTATGGTGAGCGCTTCCGCCCGGCCCGCCTCCTCAAACTGAAGGTAAAAGCCGGCCATCTGGGTAAGAAAGTGGGCAAGGGCTTCATGGAGTACGCTTAG
- a CDS encoding enoyl-CoA hydratase-related protein, which translates to MGEYQNIHVSIEDRVAILTIDHPPANAFDTQTVTELFQAFDEVLKNDEVKVIIITGAGQF; encoded by the coding sequence ATGGGAGAATACCAGAATATCCACGTCTCAATTGAGGACCGTGTTGCTATCCTAACCATTGACCACCCTCCGGCCAACGCTTTTGACACCCAGACTGTTACCGAGCTCTTTCAGGCCTTTGATGAAGTCCTTAAGAATGACGAGGTCAAGGTCATCATCATCACAGGTGCCGGGCAGTTC